In one Neobacillus sp. CF12 genomic region, the following are encoded:
- a CDS encoding ABC transporter permease: protein MKLVEQLRSVMLSVSTNKFRVILTSLGIIIGTFTIIMVVGIGKASEKAVEDQFKRLSVESITITKARGAGGRGMSPSTSSKSLTKQDALQMSELLTNVKSVGISIGTSSEVANGLTTSTASIQGINEAYAAITNLTPLSGDIFTDEDGLLRNKVVVLGYNLADLLFEGDVNAAVGSKVLLKGTSYTVTGVLNRIGGSGGISSGGGAMANSSTADDMAFIPYDVALKYTTGTSGTRGGGGGSGMITIIAQANDINSVQPAIEEIKQYIGEITGDSESYTVVDAGSTLASAQETSSTMSALLVAVAAIVMIVSGIGIMNVLMVAVKERTREIGILKSIGAARQVILLEFLFEAIFISLCGGLLGVLLSVVAPWVLSFTEINYLASIEGIILGLGFSVITGIFFGYYPAAKASKLKPIEALNYD from the coding sequence ATGAAATTAGTTGAGCAGTTACGTTCCGTTATGCTCAGCGTGTCTACTAATAAGTTTAGAGTAATCCTGACATCACTCGGAATCATAATAGGTACCTTTACCATCATTATGGTTGTTGGTATCGGAAAAGCCAGTGAAAAAGCAGTAGAAGACCAGTTTAAGAGACTTTCTGTTGAGAGCATTACGATTACAAAGGCGCGTGGAGCAGGAGGAAGAGGCATGTCCCCCTCAACCTCATCGAAGTCTCTCACAAAGCAAGACGCGCTTCAAATGTCTGAACTTCTTACTAATGTTAAGAGTGTGGGGATCAGTATTGGTACTTCTTCAGAAGTGGCCAATGGGTTAACCACTTCAACCGCAAGTATTCAAGGAATCAATGAGGCTTATGCGGCCATTACCAATTTGACTCCATTGAGTGGAGATATTTTTACAGATGAAGATGGTCTATTAAGAAATAAAGTTGTCGTCCTTGGCTATAATTTAGCCGATTTGTTGTTCGAGGGTGATGTCAATGCAGCAGTCGGTTCAAAAGTCTTGTTAAAAGGAACGTCTTATACTGTTACAGGTGTTTTGAATCGAATAGGCGGATCTGGCGGGATTAGTTCCGGCGGAGGCGCTATGGCGAATTCATCGACAGCAGATGATATGGCATTTATCCCTTATGATGTTGCATTAAAGTACACTACCGGTACAAGTGGGACTAGAGGTGGAGGCGGCGGTTCTGGAATGATCACGATTATTGCTCAGGCAAACGATATTAATAGTGTTCAACCTGCAATCGAAGAAATAAAGCAATATATTGGTGAAATCACAGGTGATTCAGAATCGTATACTGTCGTTGATGCAGGAAGTACTTTAGCTTCAGCACAGGAGACGTCAAGTACCATGTCTGCTTTGTTGGTAGCGGTGGCAGCCATCGTCATGATAGTTAGTGGAATAGGAATTATGAACGTGCTTATGGTGGCAGTGAAGGAACGAACACGTGAGATTGGTATTCTCAAAAGTATTGGTGCAGCAAGGCAGGTAATATTGCTTGAGTTCTTGTTTGAGGCAATATTCATCAGTCTGTGCGGTGGTTTGCTAGGGGTATTACTGAGTGTAGTCGCACCATGGGTACTATCATTTACAGAAATTAATTATTTAGCTTCCATTGAAGGAATTATTCTAGGATTAGGATTTTCTGTGATTACCGGGATTTTCTTTGGATACTATCCTGCTGCAAAGGCATCAAAGCTAAAGCCGATTGAAGCATTAAATTATGATTGA
- a CDS encoding endo-1,4-beta-xylanase: protein MLKVLRKPILSGLALALLLPVGSTVGAETNISNKPSISGLTAPQLDQRYKDSFTIGAAVEPYQLLDAKDSQMLKRHFNSIVAENVMKPSSIHPSENVYNFEQADKIMEFAKENGMEVRGHTLVWHSQVPNWFFTDKEGKWMPNEIDPVKRSANKELLLQRLRDHIKTVVTRYKDDVKSWDVVNEVIDEWGSQPGGLRNSAWYQIAGTDYIKVAFETAREYAAQDAKLYINDYNSEVTPKRTYLYNLVKSLKEQGVPIDGVGHQAHIQIGWPSEKEIEDTINMFAELGLDNQITELDVSMYGWPVMAYPSYDSIPGQKFIDQADRYDRLFKLYEKLGDKISNVTFWGIADNHTWLNDRADVYYDAEGNVVTNTNATYARVVRRSGKDAPFVFDPEYNVKPAYWAIIDHK, encoded by the coding sequence ATGCTAAAAGTTTTACGTAAACCTATCCTTTCTGGATTAGCTTTAGCCTTATTATTACCTGTAGGATCGACAGTTGGTGCAGAAACAAATATCTCAAATAAACCAAGTATTAGCGGATTAACAGCACCACAATTGGACCAACGATATAAAGATTCTTTCACCATAGGTGCAGCCGTTGAGCCATATCAACTTTTGGATGCAAAAGACTCACAAATGTTAAAGCGTCATTTTAATAGTATAGTAGCTGAGAATGTAATGAAGCCTAGTAGCATTCATCCATCAGAAAACGTATATAACTTTGAACAAGCTGATAAAATTATGGAATTTGCAAAGGAAAATGGAATGGAAGTACGCGGCCATACTCTTGTTTGGCATAGTCAGGTGCCAAATTGGTTCTTCACTGATAAAGAAGGAAAATGGATGCCAAATGAGATAGATCCAGTAAAACGCTCCGCAAACAAAGAGCTTTTATTACAGCGTTTACGTGATCATATTAAAACAGTGGTAACACGTTATAAAGATGATGTAAAATCTTGGGATGTTGTGAATGAGGTAATTGATGAATGGGGCAGTCAACCTGGCGGCCTTCGAAATTCAGCCTGGTACCAGATTGCCGGAACTGATTATATTAAAGTTGCTTTTGAAACAGCAAGAGAATATGCAGCACAAGACGCTAAGCTATATATCAATGATTACAACTCTGAAGTAACACCAAAAAGAACATATCTTTACAACCTAGTAAAAAGTTTAAAAGAGCAAGGCGTTCCAATTGATGGTGTTGGGCATCAGGCTCACATTCAAATCGGCTGGCCATCTGAAAAAGAAATTGAAGACACCATTAACATGTTTGCTGAACTTGGGTTAGACAACCAAATTACTGAGCTTGATGTCAGCATGTATGGCTGGCCAGTAATGGCGTATCCTTCCTATGATTCTATTCCAGGACAGAAATTCATAGATCAAGCAGACCGTTATGACCGTTTATTTAAATTATATGAGAAATTGGGCGATAAAATCAGTAATGTGACATTCTGGGGAATTGCCGATAACCATACATGGTTAAATGACCGTGCAGATGTTTACTATGATGCAGAAGGTAACGTAGTAACAAACACAAATGCAACATATGCTAGAGTAGTCAGAAGATCAGGAAAAGATGCACCATTTGTATTTGATCCAGAATATAATGTAAAACCAGCCTATTGGGCGATTATTGATCACAAATAA
- a CDS encoding biotin/lipoyl-binding protein — protein sequence MKKKAIAIILSCSLGMFLMAGCTKEAEAVPVKTTEQKVVKGNLEVGLAADGRISRSITNLNFEVSGTVKKINVVIGQPVKAGDILAELDDTDLQLALTQAQNALSKAEANYTDAVNQREINQMESKIKVDEAKTKWNEKPDDASLKAAYELEQKKYQNLVNNNSTIENAKLSVEEAKNKLQEAKNNLNKIYLKAPIDGEIMNLNYKVGEVVTGSQAGTNNNSASSGSAFMTIVDPSVIYVKATATETDISGIEITQQMRVAIDSVSLENVAGEVVSVSDTPSIDSSGVVTYEVTGKLAEPNEMIKDGMTAFITFLKKEKTDVLLVPNKAIFVEDGKQYVNVKTSGEEPEKRAITGGLTNGIQTEVVEGLKEGETVVIGGVQQ from the coding sequence TTGAAGAAAAAGGCAATAGCAATTATTCTGTCCTGCTCTTTAGGAATGTTTTTAATGGCAGGTTGTACAAAAGAAGCAGAAGCAGTCCCTGTAAAAACGACCGAGCAGAAAGTAGTGAAAGGAAATTTGGAAGTCGGTCTTGCAGCAGATGGTAGAATCAGCAGATCGATTACAAATTTGAATTTTGAAGTGTCTGGTACGGTTAAGAAGATTAATGTTGTAATAGGACAACCAGTTAAAGCTGGCGACATTCTTGCAGAACTTGATGATACGGATTTACAACTTGCGCTTACCCAAGCACAGAATGCATTGAGTAAGGCTGAAGCTAATTATACAGATGCCGTGAATCAGAGGGAAATCAATCAGATGGAATCTAAAATAAAGGTTGATGAAGCAAAAACGAAATGGAATGAAAAGCCTGATGATGCTTCTCTAAAAGCGGCATATGAACTAGAGCAAAAGAAGTATCAAAATCTTGTAAACAATAATTCTACAATTGAGAACGCTAAATTGAGTGTAGAAGAGGCAAAAAACAAACTTCAGGAAGCAAAAAATAATTTGAACAAGATTTATCTAAAAGCACCTATCGATGGTGAAATTATGAACCTTAACTATAAGGTAGGTGAAGTTGTGACAGGAAGTCAGGCCGGAACCAATAATAATTCAGCTTCATCAGGAAGTGCATTTATGACGATCGTAGATCCGAGTGTTATTTATGTGAAAGCTACAGCTACAGAGACAGATATTTCAGGGATTGAAATTACTCAGCAAATGAGAGTGGCCATTGACTCCGTATCGCTTGAAAATGTTGCAGGTGAAGTCGTATCTGTTAGTGATACTCCATCTATTGACAGTTCAGGTGTTGTTACCTATGAAGTTACCGGAAAACTCGCAGAGCCAAATGAAATGATTAAAGATGGAATGACAGCTTTTATTACTTTTTTAAAGAAGGAAAAGACGGATGTTCTACTAGTACCAAACAAAGCGATATTTGTTGAAGACGGTAAGCAATATGTAAATGTTAAAACATCTGGTGAAGAACCTGAAAAAAGGGCTATTACCGGCGGCTTAACAAATGGAATCCAAACCGAAGTGGTTGAAGGTCTTAAAGAAGGAGAGACCGTTGTCATAGGTGGTGTACAACAATGA
- a CDS encoding ABC transporter ATP-binding protein encodes MAKPVIKMTNINKSYGKGENKVDVLKEVSLTVDQGEFVAILGPSGSGKTTLMNLIGLIDTIDNGDYFLDEVNIKEHSEKNYARIRNEKIGFVFQKFNLISKYTALYNVALPLLLRGESYKMAKQKATETLTRVGLSDRIHHRPNQLSGGQQQRVAIARALVGECPLILADEPTGALDQKTGREVLSFIQKLNSEGKTIVMITHDESIASMAKRIIYVEDGMIK; translated from the coding sequence GTGGCAAAACCGGTAATTAAGATGACAAATATCAATAAGTCATATGGTAAAGGAGAGAATAAAGTCGATGTTTTAAAAGAAGTCTCATTAACGGTTGACCAAGGAGAATTCGTTGCTATTCTTGGTCCATCAGGTTCCGGGAAAACAACATTGATGAACTTGATCGGTCTTATTGATACGATTGACAACGGAGATTATTTTCTCGATGAAGTAAATATTAAAGAGCATTCAGAAAAAAACTATGCAAGAATCAGAAATGAAAAAATCGGGTTCGTTTTTCAAAAATTCAACCTTATTTCTAAATATACAGCACTTTATAATGTAGCCCTGCCTCTTCTGCTTCGAGGGGAAAGTTATAAAATGGCTAAACAGAAAGCAACTGAAACCCTAACAAGAGTGGGTCTAAGTGATCGAATTCATCACCGTCCTAACCAGCTCTCTGGTGGGCAGCAGCAGCGGGTTGCCATCGCACGTGCATTGGTCGGCGAATGTCCTTTGATCTTGGCAGATGAGCCAACCGGTGCCCTTGACCAAAAAACAGGAAGAGAAGTGCTATCCTTTATTCAAAAGCTTAATAGTGAAGGTAAAACAATCGTTATGATTACTCATGATGAAAGTATTGCGTCAATGGCGAAAAGAATTATATATGTAGAGGACGGAATGATCAAATAA
- a CDS encoding Wadjet anti-phage system protein JetD domain-containing protein, whose amino-acid sequence MSTINIIETRVRGFIADIQHPKQKKKINSNDLELQLRKLLDDYFEMDGYSLFYRAIETLQSEGQLIPIQNNQYNGRTPALPLYYWVNIKVQEHKWDRLAMMKLSDQFDFSFYERHPEWQTQDEWVRIQNVYAFIQSSQERAIVSVEERSLELFGHEKFLLDDESFPEGKGFLTRIGVSEDKLKMLNYGEPFVFWMKQGKEIKDIQRVLIVENLSFFHTSIKLLEANLLDYEPELIIYGEGKKIERSFSFFFKMFPPNNYLFYYAGDLDTEGYGIIVRLIEKYPDCCIQPALKIYRKMLECLEQRNDQKLGQTQNFKYRDAFFQWFTEGEQNLLMQLWQENKRIPQEVLTIETWRRWQ is encoded by the coding sequence GTGAGTACAATCAACATCATTGAAACACGGGTGAGAGGTTTTATAGCTGATATTCAACACCCTAAACAAAAAAAGAAGATAAATAGTAACGATTTAGAACTACAGTTGCGCAAGCTTTTGGATGATTATTTCGAAATGGATGGATATTCGTTATTTTATCGTGCAATTGAAACATTACAATCTGAGGGACAACTTATTCCTATTCAAAATAATCAATATAATGGCAGAACACCAGCTTTACCTTTATATTACTGGGTTAATATAAAAGTTCAGGAACACAAATGGGATCGACTGGCGATGATGAAATTAAGTGATCAGTTTGATTTTTCCTTTTATGAGCGGCATCCCGAGTGGCAGACGCAAGACGAATGGGTTCGCATCCAGAATGTGTATGCTTTCATACAATCTAGCCAGGAACGAGCAATCGTGTCAGTCGAAGAAAGAAGTTTGGAGCTCTTTGGTCATGAAAAATTCTTACTAGACGATGAAAGCTTTCCTGAGGGAAAAGGTTTTTTAACTAGAATTGGAGTATCTGAAGACAAGCTAAAAATGCTGAATTATGGAGAACCATTTGTATTTTGGATGAAACAAGGGAAAGAAATAAAAGATATTCAGCGGGTACTGATTGTTGAGAATCTATCTTTCTTTCATACTTCTATTAAGTTATTGGAAGCAAATCTTCTTGATTATGAACCTGAACTGATAATCTATGGTGAAGGGAAGAAAATCGAACGGAGCTTTTCCTTTTTCTTTAAAATGTTTCCACCCAACAACTATCTTTTTTATTATGCGGGGGATCTTGATACGGAGGGATACGGTATTATCGTTCGACTAATTGAAAAATACCCGGATTGCTGTATTCAGCCTGCCTTGAAAATCTATCGTAAAATGCTTGAATGTCTAGAACAAAGGAATGACCAAAAACTAGGGCAAACACAAAACTTCAAATACCGTGATGCCTTTTTTCAATGGTTTACCGAAGGAGAGCAAAACCTACTAATGCAATTATGGCAGGAAAATAAACGGATTCCACAAGAAGTGTTAACAATTGAAACATGGAGGAGATGGCAGTGA